In one Corallococcus sp. EGB genomic region, the following are encoded:
- a CDS encoding chemotaxis protein CheA translates to MTMDMSRYLGLFISEATEHLEALGRDLVELEREATASTVDSMFRHAHSVKGMASSMGFEPIAMLAHRVEDLVDAVRQDRKLLDRDLVDLLLNAADTLTAQVRAVASNREPEQAEALLKQLGARVQALTGHAPAATRVAQVTALKPSSGGEGEGSGGAGSSGTPGGSAGPASGSGPPGGAAGASGAGASGAGTPDSAADGSASGPGAGASDAPVVGVAGSQPSAGASGLGAAGGDAPSSAPGTSASGAAPPSTLTVMPPAALMPPRDLSGPDALYGAPVARSLAVVPDSDASASVVALASGLKAVASVVDGKAGAPRWSVRLRISPSCQVPGVRAFLVHKRLSTLGTLVDLRPPLEELKAGRIPDGYIQVDVETGVGDAGIQAALRNVAEVEVVSVAPAVPEPPALPVAAPASDPARASADAGSRTVRVRTELLDYFLDTVGELMLATARLREVGKVLPENTRPALEEGVYRLHTLVKDLHDKVMSARMTPLSLITDRLPRAARDLARRKEREVELVITGAEIELDRAILDELADPLLHLLRNCIDHGLESPDERAVAKKPPRGRVTVTVRRARDRVIIDIEDDGRGMDPAKLKAAALKRGLISEDAAQRMADRDAFLLSCLPGVSTAKDITDISGRGVGMDAVKRVVESVGGTLEIDSERGRGTVFTLRLPLTVAVVHLLLVEVGEEVFGLPIAKVVGATEADPQSLSKSRETALLPHGNGLLPVHALESLLGVPASPRPGFRPFVVMEGDAGTGKVALAVDRLLGQEEVVLKPLSRPLDLLPGLSGVTILGSGRPVFILDVPRLLTA, encoded by the coding sequence ATGACGATGGACATGTCCCGGTACCTGGGCCTCTTCATCTCGGAGGCCACCGAGCACCTGGAGGCGCTCGGGCGGGACCTCGTGGAATTGGAGCGCGAGGCCACTGCCAGCACCGTGGACTCGATGTTCCGGCACGCCCACTCGGTGAAGGGCATGGCGTCGTCCATGGGCTTCGAGCCCATCGCGATGCTGGCGCACCGGGTGGAGGACCTGGTGGATGCGGTGCGGCAGGACCGCAAGCTCCTGGACCGGGACCTGGTGGACCTGCTGCTCAACGCCGCGGACACGCTCACCGCCCAGGTGCGCGCCGTGGCGTCCAACCGCGAGCCGGAGCAGGCCGAAGCGCTGCTCAAGCAGCTGGGCGCCCGGGTGCAGGCGCTCACCGGCCACGCCCCCGCCGCGACCCGCGTGGCCCAGGTCACCGCGCTCAAGCCGTCCTCCGGAGGGGAGGGAGAGGGCTCGGGAGGCGCGGGCTCCTCGGGGACGCCAGGCGGCTCCGCCGGTCCGGCCTCGGGTTCAGGGCCACCGGGGGGCGCCGCTGGCGCCTCGGGAGCCGGTGCGTCGGGCGCGGGGACTCCGGACAGCGCGGCCGACGGCTCGGCGTCGGGTCCGGGGGCCGGTGCGTCGGACGCCCCTGTCGTGGGGGTGGCGGGCTCGCAACCTTCGGCCGGTGCATCGGGCTTGGGAGCGGCCGGCGGTGACGCGCCCTCGAGTGCCCCGGGCACGAGCGCTTCCGGCGCGGCACCGCCCTCCACCCTGACGGTGATGCCGCCAGCGGCGCTGATGCCGCCGCGCGACCTGAGCGGTCCGGATGCCCTCTACGGCGCCCCGGTCGCCCGGTCCCTGGCGGTGGTGCCGGACAGCGACGCTTCCGCCTCCGTGGTGGCGCTGGCGTCGGGGCTCAAGGCCGTGGCCAGCGTCGTGGACGGCAAGGCCGGCGCTCCCCGCTGGTCCGTGCGCCTGCGCATCTCCCCCTCCTGCCAGGTCCCGGGTGTGCGCGCGTTCCTCGTGCACAAGCGGCTGTCCACGCTGGGCACGCTCGTGGACCTGCGCCCGCCCCTGGAGGAGCTCAAGGCCGGCCGCATCCCGGACGGCTACATCCAGGTGGACGTGGAGACCGGCGTGGGTGACGCCGGCATCCAGGCGGCCCTGCGCAACGTGGCCGAGGTGGAGGTCGTCTCCGTCGCGCCCGCCGTCCCGGAGCCGCCCGCGCTCCCCGTCGCCGCGCCCGCGTCCGACCCGGCGCGCGCCTCCGCCGACGCGGGCTCGCGCACGGTGCGCGTGCGCACGGAGCTGCTCGACTACTTCCTCGACACGGTGGGGGAGCTGATGCTCGCCACCGCGCGCCTGCGCGAGGTGGGCAAGGTGCTGCCGGAGAACACGCGCCCCGCGCTGGAGGAGGGCGTCTACCGGCTGCACACGCTGGTGAAGGACCTGCACGACAAGGTCATGAGCGCGCGCATGACGCCGCTGTCGCTCATCACCGACCGGCTGCCCCGCGCCGCGCGCGACCTCGCCCGCCGCAAGGAGCGCGAGGTGGAGCTGGTCATCACCGGCGCGGAAATCGAGCTCGACCGCGCCATCCTCGACGAGCTGGCGGATCCGCTGCTGCACCTCTTGCGCAACTGCATCGACCACGGCCTGGAGTCCCCGGACGAGCGGGCGGTCGCGAAGAAGCCCCCGCGCGGCCGGGTGACCGTCACCGTGCGCCGCGCGCGCGACCGCGTCATCATCGACATCGAGGACGACGGCCGGGGCATGGACCCCGCGAAGCTCAAGGCCGCGGCGCTCAAGCGCGGGCTCATCAGCGAGGACGCCGCCCAGCGCATGGCGGACCGCGACGCGTTCCTCCTGTCATGTCTGCCCGGCGTCTCCACCGCCAAGGACATCACCGACATCTCCGGCCGCGGCGTGGGCATGGACGCGGTGAAGCGCGTGGTGGAGAGCGTGGGCGGCACGCTCGAAATCGACAGCGAGCGCGGCCGGGGCACGGTCTTCACGCTGCGCCTGCCACTCACCGTCGCCGTGGTGCACCTGCTCCTGGTGGAGGTGGGCGAAGAGGTGTTCGGCCTGCCCATCGCCAAGGTGGTGGGCGCCACGGAGGCGGATCCCCAGTCCCTGAGCAAGAGCCGGGAGACGGCGCTGCTGCCCCACGGCAACGGGCTGTTGCCGGTGCACGCGCTGGAGTCGCTCCTGGGGGTGCCCGCGTCGCCCAGGCCCGGCTTCCGGCCCTTCGTGGTGATGGAGGGCGACGCGGGCACCGGCAAGGTGGCGCTGGCGGTGGATCGCCTCCTGGGGCAGGAGGAAGTCGTGCTCAAACCCTTGTCCCGACCCCTGGACTTGCTGCCGGGATTGTCCGGCGTGACCATCCTGGGCAGCGGCCGTCCCGTGTTCATCCTGGACGTCCCGAGGTTACTGACCGCGTGA
- a CDS encoding chemotaxis protein CheW: protein MRHVIFRVEKERYGLPLSAVREVVVPPERYTRVPRAPAAITGVMNLRGRVVTVVELRQLLHLPEGPTPQCRVVLLDRGRRDLGLLVTDVDGIEAVERVSAAPGKAMPAVRGVARLGGLGVTVLDPEGLDAAVVALFTPSK from the coding sequence GTGCGGCACGTCATCTTCCGGGTCGAGAAGGAACGCTACGGGTTGCCCTTGTCGGCCGTCCGGGAGGTCGTCGTGCCCCCGGAGCGCTACACGCGGGTGCCTCGCGCCCCGGCGGCCATCACCGGGGTGATGAACCTCAGGGGCCGGGTGGTGACGGTGGTGGAGCTGCGGCAGCTCCTGCATCTGCCAGAAGGTCCCACGCCCCAGTGCCGGGTCGTGCTACTGGACCGGGGTCGCAGGGACTTGGGGCTCCTGGTCACCGACGTGGACGGCATCGAGGCGGTGGAGCGCGTGAGCGCGGCGCCGGGCAAGGCCATGCCCGCGGTGCGCGGCGTTGCCCGCCTGGGTGGCCTGGGAGTGACCGTGCTCGATCCGGAAGGACTTGATGCGGCGGTCGTTGCCTTGTTCACTCCCTCCAAGTGA
- the larB gene encoding nickel pincer cofactor biosynthesis protein LarB — MDEKALRALLGQVKTGKVSLDDAVGKLKDLPYAELGYATVDTHRNLRFGFPEVVLGEPKTVEQILGIVGALVKRKQTVLVTRLQPEKAEALVARFPKGQYHPVARIFHLPQRKVKAGRVAVVTGGTSDLPVAEEAAITAEAMGAEVRRVYDVGVAGIHRLLRRREEIQECHVAVAVAGMEGALASALGGLVGIPVVAVPTSVGYGANLKGVSALLSMLNSCASNVATMNIDNGFGGGFYAALISRTKGRS, encoded by the coding sequence ATGGACGAGAAGGCGCTCAGGGCCCTGCTGGGCCAGGTGAAGACGGGCAAGGTCAGCCTGGACGACGCGGTGGGCAAGCTGAAGGACCTGCCGTACGCGGAGCTGGGCTACGCGACGGTGGACACGCACCGCAACCTGCGGTTCGGCTTCCCGGAGGTCGTGCTGGGCGAGCCCAAGACGGTGGAGCAGATCCTGGGCATCGTCGGCGCGCTGGTGAAGCGCAAGCAGACGGTGCTGGTGACGCGGCTGCAGCCGGAGAAGGCGGAGGCCCTGGTGGCGCGCTTCCCCAAGGGCCAGTACCACCCGGTGGCGCGCATCTTCCACCTGCCCCAGCGCAAGGTGAAGGCGGGCCGCGTCGCGGTGGTGACGGGCGGCACCAGCGACCTCCCCGTGGCGGAAGAGGCGGCCATCACCGCGGAGGCCATGGGCGCGGAGGTGCGGCGCGTCTACGACGTGGGCGTGGCGGGCATCCACCGGCTCCTGCGCCGGCGTGAAGAGATCCAGGAGTGCCACGTCGCGGTGGCGGTGGCGGGAATGGAGGGAGCGCTCGCGAGCGCGCTCGGCGGCCTCGTGGGCATCCCGGTGGTGGCGGTGCCCACGTCGGTGGGCTACGGCGCGAACCTGAAGGGCGTCTCCGCGCTGCTCTCGATGCTGAACTCGTGCGCGTCCAACGTGGCCACGATGAACATCGACAACGGGTTTGGCGGCGGCTTCTACGCGGCGCTCATCTCCCGCACCAAGGGCCGGAGCTGA
- a CDS encoding MgtC/SapB family protein encodes MMEGLPPVVSWPPLQTLMRLTLALAVGLFVGLEREWRGKEAGLRTFGFAALLGGMGGLLGPSFALLSLALLGVLLCFLNWQSLRANGGAELTTSAALLVTGFTGVLCGLGHTVTPAAVGVTTAGLLAWKERLATFSHKITAEELRSAILLAILAFAIYPVLPAQPVDPWGLIEPRAAWVTVILIAAIGFVNYLLWKVFGTHGVEVTGFLGGLVNSTVTVAELANRVRETSGRLLDVAYRGVMLATAAMALRNAVLLGLLSFRALVDSAIPLVLILLSSTGLALVRTRAEAAPGAEPPALPLKSPFSLPSALKFGLIFLVLQVVGTVGQTLLGRWGFYAVSAVGGLVSSASAVASAASLCANGTISPTTAGVGAIIASLASAAINFILVARVSEQRSLTLRLGRALGVVMLLGLGGALVQTRLPTFLPNSPADTRIVEPHGP; translated from the coding sequence ATGATGGAAGGTCTTCCCCCCGTCGTCTCCTGGCCGCCGCTGCAGACGTTGATGCGGCTGACGCTCGCGCTCGCGGTGGGCCTGTTCGTCGGACTGGAGCGCGAGTGGCGCGGCAAGGAGGCCGGCCTGCGCACCTTCGGCTTCGCGGCGCTGCTGGGCGGCATGGGCGGCCTGCTGGGCCCGAGCTTCGCGCTGCTCAGCCTCGCGCTGCTGGGCGTGCTGCTGTGCTTCCTCAACTGGCAGTCCCTGCGCGCCAACGGCGGCGCGGAGCTGACCACGTCCGCCGCGCTGCTCGTCACGGGCTTCACCGGGGTGCTGTGCGGCCTGGGCCACACGGTGACGCCCGCGGCGGTGGGCGTGACGACGGCGGGCCTGCTCGCGTGGAAGGAGCGGCTGGCCACCTTCAGCCACAAAATCACCGCCGAGGAGCTGCGCAGCGCCATCCTGCTGGCCATCCTCGCCTTCGCCATCTACCCGGTGCTGCCCGCGCAGCCGGTGGACCCGTGGGGCCTCATCGAGCCGCGCGCCGCGTGGGTGACGGTCATCCTCATCGCGGCCATCGGCTTCGTGAACTACCTGCTGTGGAAGGTGTTCGGCACGCACGGCGTGGAGGTGACGGGGTTCCTGGGCGGGCTCGTCAACAGCACCGTCACCGTGGCGGAGCTGGCCAACCGCGTGCGCGAGACCTCCGGGCGCCTGCTCGACGTGGCCTACCGGGGCGTGATGCTGGCCACCGCCGCCATGGCGCTGCGCAACGCCGTGCTGCTGGGACTGCTCTCCTTCCGGGCGCTGGTGGACTCCGCCATTCCGCTGGTGCTCATCCTCCTGTCCAGCACGGGCCTGGCGCTGGTGCGCACGCGCGCGGAGGCCGCGCCCGGCGCGGAGCCCCCCGCCCTGCCCCTGAAGTCGCCCTTCTCCCTGCCGTCCGCGCTGAAGTTCGGCCTCATCTTCCTGGTGCTCCAGGTGGTGGGCACCGTGGGCCAGACGCTCCTGGGCCGCTGGGGCTTCTACGCGGTGAGCGCCGTGGGCGGCCTGGTGTCCAGCGCGTCCGCGGTGGCCTCCGCCGCGTCGCTGTGCGCCAACGGCACCATCTCCCCGACGACGGCCGGCGTGGGCGCCATCATCGCGTCGCTCGCCAGCGCCGCCATCAACTTCATCCTGGTGGCGCGCGTGTCGGAGCAGCGCTCGCTCACGCTGCGGCTGGGCCGAGCGCTGGGCGTCGTGATGCTGCTGGGGCTCGGGGGCGCGCTCGTGCAGACGCGGCTGCCCACGTTCCTTCCCAACAGCCCGGCGGACACGAGAATCGTCGAGCCCCACGGGCCCTGA
- a CDS encoding aquaporin, with translation MPSSSTPMDLRRRLVTEALGCALLVVALEGSHHVAEHLGASATEGRLFMSLSCGAVLACLLWVLRPLSGAHLNPALTFADALGDRTPWREVPLYALAQLSGSLVGRLVAHRMCNEPLLLTARMPAADGARFLTEMVATFGLLVVVRGCVRTRPSATPLAIAGYVAATVWFTDSRSLANPALVLARAASAHAGVMSPWEVESFVAAQLLGAALAVFLFRWLLGGAPRPASTAVETVVFECAEAGPAHLAAALFNALAHPDRARAVVSPPPGSGLDDGPPPAVEAVMREANLRAAPLRDRNVPAAHYVLIDVAGHAPGMDARVRERWSLSALSLKDEAGAKALQAALRLRVHQLLARQGWERLHVVPGGPAPEGPRALT, from the coding sequence GTGCCTTCCTCCTCCACACCCATGGACCTGCGCCGCCGGCTGGTGACGGAAGCGCTGGGGTGCGCGCTGCTGGTGGTGGCGCTGGAGGGGTCGCACCACGTCGCGGAGCACCTGGGCGCGAGCGCCACGGAGGGACGCCTCTTCATGTCCCTGTCGTGCGGCGCGGTGCTGGCGTGCCTCCTGTGGGTGCTGCGGCCGCTGTCGGGCGCGCATCTGAATCCGGCGCTCACCTTCGCGGACGCGCTGGGAGACCGCACCCCGTGGCGCGAGGTGCCGCTGTACGCGCTGGCGCAGCTGTCCGGCAGCCTGGTGGGGCGGCTCGTCGCGCACCGCATGTGCAACGAGCCGCTGCTGCTCACCGCGAGGATGCCCGCGGCGGACGGGGCCCGCTTCCTCACGGAGATGGTGGCCACGTTCGGGCTGCTGGTGGTGGTGCGCGGCTGCGTGCGCACGCGCCCGTCGGCGACGCCGCTGGCCATCGCGGGGTATGTGGCCGCGACGGTGTGGTTCACGGACTCGCGCTCGCTGGCGAACCCCGCGCTGGTGCTGGCGCGCGCGGCCAGCGCCCACGCGGGCGTGATGAGCCCGTGGGAGGTGGAGTCCTTCGTCGCGGCGCAGCTGTTGGGCGCGGCCCTGGCGGTGTTCCTCTTCCGGTGGCTGCTGGGCGGCGCGCCGCGGCCCGCGTCCACGGCCGTGGAGACCGTCGTCTTCGAGTGCGCGGAAGCGGGCCCCGCGCACCTGGCCGCCGCCCTCTTCAACGCGCTGGCACACCCGGACCGGGCGCGCGCGGTGGTGTCACCGCCGCCAGGCTCCGGGCTGGATGACGGGCCGCCGCCGGCCGTGGAGGCGGTGATGCGGGAGGCGAACCTGCGCGCCGCGCCGCTGCGCGACCGGAACGTGCCCGCGGCCCACTACGTCCTCATCGACGTCGCGGGCCACGCGCCGGGCATGGACGCGCGCGTGAGGGAGCGCTGGTCGCTGTCCGCGCTGTCATTGAAGGACGAGGCCGGAGCGAAGGCGTTGCAGGCGGCGCTGCGGCTCCGGGTGCATCAGCTCCTGGCGCGGCAGGGCTGGGAGCGGCTGCACGTCGTCCCCGGAGGCCCCGCTCCGGAAGGCCCCCGGGCCCTCACCTGA
- the thiL gene encoding thiamine-phosphate kinase has product MPGEFDLIQRFLACFPRARVPVGPGDDCAVLAPSKGALCVTTDAVVEDVHFTRATFSAADIGHKALAVNLSDLAAMGATPRWFVCALALPRDFPARELSALGRGMAALAKAHRIMLVGGNFTSAREVSVTLTVTGALSHPPLTRAGARPGDGLYVSGTLGDARLGFQQLQAGVRRGRAVKRQRRPEPRIALGRLAARFASAGMDVSDGLAQDLGHLCAASRVGVELELDRLPLSPAVRAALGPEGALRGGEDYELLLAVPPARRQAFERACARAGQAVTRIGVLTRERTLRIRDAGGRLLTPPAGFDHFARSGRQIRPDD; this is encoded by the coding sequence ATGCCCGGCGAGTTCGACCTCATCCAACGCTTCCTCGCCTGCTTCCCGCGCGCGCGGGTGCCGGTGGGCCCCGGGGACGACTGCGCCGTGCTCGCACCCTCCAAGGGCGCGCTGTGCGTCACCACCGACGCCGTGGTGGAGGACGTGCACTTCACCCGCGCCACGTTCTCCGCGGCGGACATCGGCCACAAGGCGCTCGCGGTGAACCTGTCGGACCTGGCCGCCATGGGCGCCACGCCGCGCTGGTTCGTCTGCGCGCTCGCGCTGCCCCGGGACTTCCCCGCCCGCGAGCTGTCCGCGCTGGGCCGGGGCATGGCCGCGCTCGCGAAGGCCCACCGCATCATGCTGGTGGGCGGCAACTTCACCTCCGCGCGCGAAGTGTCCGTCACCCTCACCGTCACCGGGGCGCTGTCCCATCCGCCCCTCACCCGCGCGGGGGCCCGGCCCGGGGACGGGCTCTACGTCTCCGGCACGCTGGGCGACGCGCGCCTGGGGTTCCAGCAGCTCCAGGCCGGCGTCCGGCGGGGAAGGGCCGTGAAGCGCCAGCGCCGCCCGGAGCCCCGCATCGCCCTGGGGCGGCTGGCCGCGCGCTTCGCCTCCGCCGGGATGGACGTGTCGGATGGACTGGCCCAGGACCTGGGCCACCTGTGCGCCGCGTCCCGGGTGGGCGTGGAGCTGGAGCTGGACCGGCTGCCCCTGTCCCCCGCCGTGCGCGCGGCGCTGGGGCCGGAGGGGGCCCTGCGCGGCGGGGAGGACTACGAGCTGCTGCTCGCCGTCCCGCCCGCGCGCAGGCAGGCGTTCGAGCGGGCGTGCGCCCGCGCCGGGCAGGCGGTGACGCGCATCGGGGTGCTCACCCGGGAGCGGACGTTGCGGATTCGGGACGCAGGGGGGCGCCTGCTGACCCCTCCGGCGGGATTCGACCACTTCGCCCGGTCAGGCAGGCAGATCCGGCCGGATGATTGA
- a CDS encoding methyl-accepting chemotaxis protein, whose translation MRRPLRDDPSSGLTPRREPVQRLLRAVEGPKVVREQSLHRKITTGYILLGLLLGTWLLCTESLFDASWGRWSFIIRVGVGVLITFGGATFLPSLLARVTRVKVLSRSAFEISQGDLSKPVAAEVHSTRDEIDELTGAISRMQENLRELVGKIQDTAKSVADTAIDLQRSAENVNGSTEEVGSSMEKIAGGAETQSQLVSRASKVITEMAGSIQRTAASALDAARTSAETSSSAEDGSKAARLAGDKVKKVFNRIESASQQVFAFGEKTQEISKIVDAITQVAQQTNLLALNATIEAARAGEYGRGFAVVADEVRKLAESAGRSAEQISRLARDISGQSTSVVSAMKEGIAELAEGREDLTDIMRSMGAITDTARKGAEKVTLISDSTRDQLKGSEEMVKAIEEIKLVAKNNASSTEAIQAVIQEQTAAVSRMTSLASELTNLSVELQSVVRSFRLGP comes from the coding sequence GTGCGCCGCCCCCTTCGCGACGACCCCTCCTCTGGCCTCACCCCCCGACGCGAGCCGGTGCAGCGACTGCTGCGCGCCGTCGAGGGTCCCAAGGTGGTCCGCGAGCAGTCCCTGCACCGGAAGATCACCACCGGCTACATCCTCCTGGGCCTGCTGCTGGGCACGTGGCTGCTGTGCACGGAGAGCCTCTTCGACGCGTCCTGGGGCCGCTGGAGCTTCATCATCCGGGTGGGGGTGGGGGTGCTCATCACCTTCGGCGGCGCCACGTTCCTGCCCTCGCTGCTGGCGCGCGTCACCCGCGTGAAGGTGCTCAGCCGCTCCGCCTTCGAAATCTCGCAGGGGGACTTGTCCAAGCCCGTGGCCGCGGAGGTGCACAGCACCCGCGACGAAATCGACGAGCTGACGGGCGCCATCTCCCGCATGCAGGAGAACCTGCGGGAGCTGGTGGGCAAGATCCAGGACACCGCCAAGAGCGTGGCGGACACGGCCATCGACCTGCAGCGCAGCGCGGAGAACGTCAACGGGTCCACGGAGGAGGTGGGCTCGTCGATGGAGAAGATCGCCGGCGGCGCGGAGACCCAGTCGCAGCTGGTGTCGCGGGCCTCCAAGGTCATCACGGAGATGGCCGGCAGCATCCAGCGCACGGCGGCCAGCGCCCTGGACGCGGCCCGCACGTCCGCGGAGACCAGCAGCAGCGCGGAGGACGGCTCCAAGGCGGCGCGGCTCGCGGGCGACAAGGTGAAGAAGGTCTTCAACCGCATCGAGTCCGCCAGCCAGCAGGTGTTCGCCTTCGGCGAGAAGACGCAGGAGATCTCCAAGATCGTCGACGCCATCACCCAGGTGGCGCAGCAGACGAACCTCCTGGCCCTCAACGCCACCATCGAGGCGGCGCGCGCGGGCGAGTACGGCCGCGGCTTCGCGGTGGTGGCGGATGAGGTGCGCAAGCTGGCGGAGAGCGCGGGCCGCTCCGCGGAGCAGATCTCCCGCCTGGCGCGCGACATCTCCGGCCAGTCCACCTCCGTCGTGAGCGCCATGAAGGAAGGCATCGCGGAGCTGGCGGAGGGCCGTGAGGACCTCACCGACATCATGCGCTCCATGGGGGCCATCACCGACACCGCGCGCAAGGGCGCGGAGAAGGTGACGCTCATCTCCGACAGCACCCGCGACCAGCTCAAGGGCAGCGAGGAGATGGTGAAGGCCATCGAGGAGATCAAGCTCGTGGCGAAGAACAACGCCAGCTCCACGGAGGCCATCCAGGCCGTCATCCAGGAGCAGACGGCCGCGGTGTCGCGGATGACGTCGCTCGCGAGCGAGCTGACCAACCTCTCCGTGGAGCTGCAGAGCGTGGTGCGCAGCTTCCGCCTGGGGCCCTGA
- a CDS encoding response regulator, with product MAKRVLVVDDAIFMRNMIKDIFASGGFEVVGEAANGLEAVEKFKELKPDLTTMDIVMPFKSGIEATREIIKADSSAVVIMCSALGQESLVMEAIEAGASDFIVKPFRAEDVLAVVKKVLGEA from the coding sequence ATGGCTAAGCGGGTGCTGGTCGTCGACGACGCCATCTTCATGCGCAACATGATCAAGGACATCTTTGCGTCTGGAGGGTTCGAGGTCGTCGGTGAGGCGGCCAACGGCCTGGAGGCCGTGGAGAAGTTCAAGGAGTTGAAGCCGGACCTCACGACGATGGACATCGTCATGCCGTTCAAGAGCGGCATCGAGGCGACGCGGGAAATCATCAAGGCCGACAGCAGCGCGGTCGTCATCATGTGCTCGGCGCTCGGGCAGGAGAGCCTGGTGATGGAGGCCATCGAGGCGGGTGCCTCGGACTTCATCGTCAAGCCGTTCCGGGCGGAGGACGTGCTGGCGGTGGTCAAGAAGGTGCTGGGCGAGGCCTGA
- a CDS encoding chemotaxis protein CheC: MSPPLPSDAQLDALREVANIGCGHGANALARLVGGRVDLSVPEVRVTDAAQGPALFADEAPAVAVSLGMTGELRGALVLALPSVDAEALESALLSGHPASPEERESALAEAANILASACLSAIGRLTGWRLLPSVPRLQRGPVRPVLAGVLGDVEPGPGVVLAARFSAVGPTPLGGQMLLVLERGSAQALLSRLGL; this comes from the coding sequence GTGAGCCCCCCCCTGCCCAGTGACGCGCAGCTCGACGCCCTGCGCGAGGTGGCCAACATCGGCTGCGGACACGGCGCCAACGCGCTGGCCCGGCTCGTGGGTGGCCGCGTGGACCTGTCCGTCCCCGAGGTGCGCGTCACGGACGCCGCCCAGGGCCCCGCGCTCTTCGCGGACGAAGCGCCCGCTGTCGCCGTGAGCCTGGGCATGACCGGCGAGCTGCGCGGCGCGCTGGTCCTGGCGCTGCCGTCCGTGGACGCGGAGGCGCTGGAGTCCGCGCTCTTGAGTGGCCACCCCGCCTCCCCCGAGGAGCGCGAGAGCGCCCTGGCCGAGGCCGCGAACATCCTCGCCAGCGCGTGCCTGTCCGCCATCGGGCGGCTGACGGGCTGGCGGCTGTTGCCCTCCGTGCCGCGGCTCCAGCGCGGCCCCGTGCGCCCGGTGCTGGCCGGGGTGCTGGGCGACGTGGAGCCGGGGCCGGGCGTGGTGCTGGCTGCGCGCTTCTCCGCCGTGGGCCCCACGCCCCTGGGCGGCCAGATGCTGCTGGTGCTGGAGCGCGGGAGCGCCCAGGCGCTCCTGTCCCGGCTGGGCCTCTAG